A section of the Gloeobacter violaceus PCC 7421 genome encodes:
- a CDS encoding NAD(+) kinase: protein MMALPKAGIIFNDIKPAAARAAAELTEKFQDAGYRVYQTTGWGGILGFPRPDSPVCHTPIDRLAAEGFDEAMPFAIVLGGDGTVLAAARQVAPFDIPLLTINTGHMGFLTEGYLNQIHPAIDTLLAGQYALEDRSMIEVRVFRDERLIWEALALNEAVLHKEPLSGICHFEVAIGRHNIVDIAADGVIVATPTGSTAYALSAGGPVITPDVQVLQLIPICPHSLAARGLVFADTESLVVHPPTNHQHLILSLDGNSGCYIWPGDQVRIRRARYRTRLIRLQPPEFFALLREKLGWGLPHIAKPLSVELP from the coding sequence ATGATGGCCCTCCCCAAAGCCGGGATCATCTTCAACGACATCAAACCGGCCGCCGCCCGGGCGGCGGCGGAATTAACCGAAAAATTCCAGGACGCGGGCTACCGCGTCTATCAGACCACCGGCTGGGGAGGCATCCTGGGTTTCCCTCGCCCGGACAGCCCCGTCTGCCATACCCCCATCGACCGGCTCGCGGCCGAGGGTTTCGACGAGGCGATGCCCTTCGCCATCGTGCTGGGGGGCGACGGCACGGTGCTGGCCGCCGCCCGCCAGGTGGCCCCCTTCGATATTCCCTTGCTGACCATCAACACTGGCCACATGGGCTTTCTCACCGAGGGTTACCTCAATCAAATCCACCCGGCCATCGATACGCTGCTCGCCGGCCAGTACGCCCTCGAAGACCGTTCGATGATCGAGGTGCGCGTCTTTCGCGACGAGCGGCTCATCTGGGAAGCGCTCGCCCTCAACGAGGCGGTGCTGCACAAAGAACCGCTCTCGGGGATCTGCCACTTCGAAGTGGCGATTGGCCGCCACAACATCGTCGATATCGCCGCTGACGGGGTGATCGTCGCCACCCCCACCGGCTCCACCGCCTACGCCCTCTCCGCCGGGGGACCGGTGATCACCCCCGACGTGCAGGTACTGCAGCTCATCCCCATCTGTCCCCACTCCCTCGCCGCGCGGGGGCTGGTTTTTGCCGACACCGAATCGCTGGTGGTCCATCCCCCCACCAACCACCAGCACCTGATTCTTTCGCTCGACGGCAACTCCGGCTGCTATATCTGGCCGGGCGATCAGGTGCGCATCCGCCGCGCCCGCTACCGCACCCGGCTAATCCGTCTGCAGCCGCCCGAATTTTTTGCGCTGCTGCGCGAGAAGCTCGGCTGGGGCTTGCCGCACATCGCCAAACCCCTCTCGGTTGAACTGCCCTGA
- the lipA gene encoding lipoyl synthase, protein MSHQTASSRLPEWARRTIGTASQVSTVEKIVKQRSLHTICEEGRCPNRAECYAQKTATFLLMGPVCTRACGFCQVAGGKALPLDPQEPEKVAEAVALLGLKYVVLTSVARDDLPDQGAGWFVRTMESIRARNCAVEIEVLTPDFRGEEACIATVVAARPVCFNHNIETVRRLQSYARRAATYARSLAVLAAVKRLDAEIFTKSGLMLGHGETREEVLETLLDLRKVGCDRVTLGQYLQPSKDHLPVHKYWTPAEFAELGAVARDLGFAHVRSGPLVRSSYHAGEPE, encoded by the coding sequence ATGTCCCACCAGACTGCCAGCTCCCGCCTGCCCGAGTGGGCGCGCCGCACCATCGGCACTGCCTCGCAAGTCTCGACGGTCGAGAAGATCGTCAAGCAGCGCTCGCTGCACACCATCTGCGAGGAGGGGCGCTGCCCGAACCGGGCGGAGTGCTACGCCCAGAAGACAGCGACGTTTTTGTTGATGGGACCGGTGTGCACCCGCGCCTGCGGCTTCTGCCAGGTTGCCGGCGGCAAGGCTCTTCCCCTCGACCCGCAGGAGCCTGAAAAAGTCGCCGAGGCGGTGGCGCTGTTGGGACTCAAGTACGTGGTGCTCACTTCGGTGGCCCGCGACGACCTGCCGGATCAGGGGGCGGGCTGGTTTGTGCGCACGATGGAATCTATTCGCGCGCGCAACTGCGCGGTCGAGATCGAAGTACTCACCCCGGATTTTCGCGGCGAAGAGGCGTGCATCGCCACCGTGGTCGCCGCGCGACCCGTTTGCTTTAATCACAACATCGAGACGGTGCGGCGCCTGCAAAGCTACGCCCGCCGCGCCGCCACCTACGCGCGCAGTCTGGCGGTCCTTGCCGCCGTCAAGCGTCTGGATGCGGAGATCTTCACCAAGTCGGGGCTGATGCTGGGCCACGGCGAGACGCGCGAAGAAGTGCTCGAGACGTTGCTCGACCTGCGCAAGGTGGGTTGCGACCGGGTCACCCTCGGCCAGTACCTCCAGCCTTCCAAAGACCACCTGCCGGTGCACAAGTACTGGACCCCGGCCGAATTTGCCGAACTGGGCGCCGTCGCCCGCGATTTGGGCTTTGCCCACGTGCGCTCCGGACCGCTGGTGCGCAGTTCCTACCACGCCGGCGAGCCTGAATAG